A window from Aerococcus sp. Group 1 encodes these proteins:
- the gndA gene encoding NADP-dependent phosphogluconate dehydrogenase yields the protein MTQAQIGVIGMAVMGKNLALNIESRGYTVAIYNRTTSRMEAVYEENKDKNLVPTRSLEEFVEHLERPRRILLMVKAGAATDHFIDQILPLLEEGDILIDGGNTYFKDTMRRSEKLAQSGIHFIGMGVSGGEEGALKGPALMPGGQKEAYLEMKDILEAMAAKAPSDGKPCVTYIGENGAGHFVKMVHNGIEYGDMELISESYDLLRHYLGLSVEECAQYFKQWNQGELDSYLIEITADILTKKDPQTQAPMIDVILDAAGNKGTGKWTSQEALDLGVPLPTITDSVYARYISALKDERVRASQVLEGPSQVKDVEDKEKEAFIEKIRQALYFSKLMSYAQGFVEYREASKTYNWDLDYKAIASIFRGGCIIRAQFLETIMAAYENNPELENILLDDYFKEIAAKYQQATRDVVSAAVQAGIPVSGFTSAISYYDSYRSATLPANMIQAQRDYFGAHTYQRVDQEGTYHFLWDEEKEVKQ from the coding sequence ATGACTCAAGCACAAATTGGTGTAATCGGAATGGCGGTAATGGGGAAAAACTTGGCCCTAAATATTGAAAGCCGCGGCTATACGGTCGCTATTTATAATCGGACTACCTCACGGATGGAAGCCGTTTATGAAGAAAACAAGGACAAAAACTTAGTCCCTACCCGTTCGCTAGAAGAATTTGTTGAACATCTTGAACGACCCCGTCGTATTTTACTTATGGTAAAGGCTGGGGCAGCTACTGATCATTTTATTGACCAAATTTTACCGCTTTTAGAAGAAGGCGATATCCTCATTGACGGAGGAAACACTTATTTCAAAGATACTATGCGGCGTTCAGAAAAATTAGCTCAATCCGGAATCCACTTTATCGGTATGGGAGTTTCTGGTGGTGAAGAGGGTGCCCTGAAGGGGCCTGCTTTAATGCCAGGTGGTCAAAAAGAAGCCTATCTAGAAATGAAAGATATTCTTGAAGCCATGGCCGCTAAGGCACCAAGTGATGGTAAACCTTGCGTGACCTATATTGGTGAAAATGGGGCCGGTCACTTTGTCAAAATGGTCCATAATGGTATCGAATATGGGGACATGGAATTAATTAGTGAATCCTATGATTTATTGCGTCACTATTTAGGCTTAAGCGTGGAAGAATGTGCTCAATACTTCAAGCAATGGAACCAAGGCGAATTAGACAGCTATTTGATTGAAATTACCGCTGATATTTTGACCAAGAAGGACCCCCAAACCCAAGCGCCAATGATTGATGTTATTCTTGATGCTGCAGGTAATAAGGGAACCGGAAAATGGACATCACAAGAGGCCTTAGACTTAGGTGTGCCATTACCAACCATTACGGATTCAGTCTATGCGCGTTATATTTCTGCTTTAAAGGATGAACGCGTTCGTGCTAGCCAAGTCTTAGAAGGTCCAAGCCAAGTGAAAGACGTTGAGGATAAGGAAAAGGAAGCCTTTATTGAAAAAATCCGTCAAGCCCTCTATTTCTCTAAACTCATGAGCTACGCCCAAGGTTTTGTGGAATACCGTGAGGCAAGCAAGACTTACAACTGGGACTTAGATTATAAGGCCATTGCAAGTATTTTTAGAGGGGGATGTATTATTCGAGCCCAATTCCTTGAAACAATTATGGCTGCTTATGAGAATAATCCAGAATTAGAAAATATTCTTTTAGATGATTACTTTAAGGAAATAGCCGCTAAATACCAACAAGCTACCCGTGATGTGGTTAGCGCAGCGGTTCAAGCAGGGATTCCAGTATCTGGATTTACTAGCGCAATTTCATATTATGACAGCTATCGTTCCGCTACACTACCTGCTAATATGATCCAAGCACAAAGAGATTATTTTGGGGCCCATACCTATCAAAGAGTGGACCAAGAAGGAACTTATCATTTCTTATGGGATGAAGAAAAGGAAGTTAAGCAGTAA
- the thiI gene encoding tRNA uracil 4-sulfurtransferase ThiI: METKIMIRYGELSVKGKNKRRFINRLAENIRQIFSDYPQVKVSEQFDFMFIELNGVDKGIVIDRLQYIFGIQSYSPVYEIDRDFDLLKEVAKQVVKEKLDEREIHSFKVATSRSDHNYHMDTNAINRELGAYLMEEFPDLEVKMKKPDLTVRVKVRFKDFVVSSDWIKGIGGLPVGTSSRGILMLSGGIDSPVAGYLAMKRGVRPIAIHFASPPYTSPQALEKAKQLAGKLTKFGSWIDFIEVPFTEIQEAIKEHIPSEYLMTITRRMMLRVADRIRDQYHALSIINGESLGQVASQTAESMYAINAVTTTPIIRPVVTMDKLEIIDIAQAIDTFDLSIQPFEDCCTVFAPASPSTKPKVDRCEYYESRLDIDSLVDNCLAKLNFERIDHHSLEESSAQEEAMDDLL, encoded by the coding sequence ATGGAAACTAAAATCATGATTCGTTATGGCGAATTATCAGTGAAAGGAAAAAATAAACGTCGTTTTATTAACCGTTTAGCTGAAAATATTCGCCAAATCTTTTCCGACTATCCACAGGTTAAGGTGAGTGAACAGTTCGATTTCATGTTTATTGAGCTTAATGGTGTCGATAAGGGAATCGTTATTGATCGCTTGCAATATATTTTTGGTATCCAAAGTTATAGTCCCGTCTACGAAATTGACCGCGACTTTGACCTGTTAAAAGAAGTGGCCAAACAAGTAGTGAAAGAAAAGTTAGATGAAAGGGAAATTCATAGCTTCAAGGTCGCTACTTCCCGTTCCGACCACAATTATCATATGGACACCAATGCTATTAACCGGGAATTAGGGGCTTATCTGATGGAAGAATTCCCTGATTTAGAAGTTAAAATGAAAAAGCCCGACCTCACTGTCCGGGTCAAGGTGCGCTTCAAGGACTTTGTCGTTTCCTCGGACTGGATTAAAGGGATCGGCGGTTTACCGGTGGGAACCAGTTCCCGTGGGATCCTCATGTTATCTGGGGGGATTGATTCTCCGGTAGCGGGGTATTTAGCCATGAAACGTGGAGTCAGACCCATTGCCATCCACTTTGCTTCACCACCCTATACCAGTCCCCAAGCCCTAGAAAAGGCGAAACAATTAGCGGGTAAGTTGACTAAATTTGGCTCTTGGATCGATTTTATTGAAGTGCCTTTTACAGAAATTCAAGAAGCAATTAAGGAGCATATTCCCAGTGAATATTTAATGACTATTACCCGGCGGATGATGCTAAGGGTGGCTGACCGCATTCGTGACCAGTACCATGCCCTATCCATTATTAATGGAGAGTCCCTTGGGCAAGTGGCTTCTCAGACCGCTGAATCCATGTATGCCATCAATGCCGTGACCACAACGCCGATTATTCGTCCTGTTGTTACCATGGATAAATTAGAAATTATTGATATTGCTCAAGCAATTGATACCTTTGATTTGTCGATTCAACCCTTTGAGGACTGCTGTACTGTCTTTGCACCGGCTTCACCAAGTACTAAGCCAAAAGTAGACCGCTGCGAATATTATGAATCTCGTCTTGATATTGATAGCTTAGTGGATAATTGCCTAGCTAAGCTTAACTTTGAGCGAATTGACCATCATTCCTTAGAGGAAAGCAGTGCCCAGGAAGAAGCCATGGATGACTTACTTTAA
- a CDS encoding cysteine desulfurase family protein: MIYFDNSATTKIDPAALKSLVMTMENYYGNPSSLHDLGNQAKALLNKARQQIAELCGCQAEEIFFTSGGTESNNWALKGTAYEKAGRGKHIITSSVEHPSVSHTLKELEQEGFEVTYLPVDKEGRVNPKDLQAALRADTILVSIMAVNNEIGTIQPIKEIAEILTDFPTIHFHVDGVQSLGRFKNPLIHSRVDLYSFSSHKFNGPRGVGILYKKKNRTLKNLVEGGGQEANLRSGTENLPGIVATAKAFRLSLERAQEENQRQEAIQALIRAYLKQYPDTIRIFSPASGASPHVLCFALKAVRGEVMVHALEEKGIYVSTTSACSSRQTGHSSSTLLAMGVDGSWAHSAIRLSFGFENTEEEAQCFIDTFEDLRQKFTVIQ; this comes from the coding sequence ATCATTTATTTTGATAATAGTGCAACAACTAAAATTGATCCTGCCGCTTTAAAGTCCCTGGTGATGACCATGGAGAATTATTACGGCAACCCTTCTAGCTTGCATGACTTAGGTAACCAAGCAAAAGCCTTGCTCAATAAAGCCCGCCAGCAAATCGCAGAGCTCTGTGGCTGCCAGGCTGAGGAAATCTTTTTTACCAGTGGGGGAACCGAATCCAATAACTGGGCTCTCAAAGGAACGGCCTATGAAAAGGCGGGTCGAGGCAAACATATTATTACTTCTAGTGTTGAACACCCCTCAGTCAGTCATACTTTAAAAGAGCTAGAACAAGAAGGTTTTGAAGTGACTTACTTACCTGTTGATAAGGAAGGGCGGGTAAACCCCAAGGATCTTCAGGCCGCATTGCGAGCGGATACGATTCTGGTGTCAATCATGGCTGTAAATAATGAAATTGGGACCATCCAACCGATCAAGGAGATTGCTGAAATTTTAACCGATTTCCCCACCATCCACTTTCATGTTGATGGCGTCCAAAGCTTGGGCCGTTTTAAGAATCCCCTCATTCATTCTCGGGTTGATTTGTATTCCTTCTCATCGCATAAATTCAATGGGCCTCGGGGAGTGGGAATTCTCTACAAAAAGAAAAACCGGACATTGAAGAATTTAGTAGAAGGTGGCGGCCAAGAAGCAAATCTACGGAGTGGTACCGAAAACTTACCCGGAATTGTGGCAACAGCCAAGGCCTTCCGTTTAAGTTTAGAGCGGGCTCAAGAAGAAAACCAGCGCCAAGAAGCCATCCAAGCTTTAATCAGAGCTTACCTCAAACAATACCCTGATACCATCCGCATTTTTTCTCCTGCATCAGGCGCTTCTCCTCATGTACTCTGCTTTGCTTTAAAGGCGGTTCGTGGAGAAGTGATGGTCCACGCTTTGGAAGAAAAGGGCATCTATGTGTCCACAACCAGTGCCTGTTCTAGCCGCCAAACCGGTCATTCTTCATCCACCTTACTAGCCATGGGGGTTGATGGCTCTTGGGCTCATTCGGCTATTCGTCTAAGCTTTGGCTTTGAAAATACAGAAGAAGAAGCCCAGTGCTTTATTGACACTTTTGAAGATTTACGTCAAAAATTTACTGTTATCCAATAG
- a CDS encoding septation ring formation regulator EzrA, whose product MGFIIALIIIIVIILIGYGLLYYLGRKQSKTNLELDEKKQEIMAIPVADKLYTIRNKNVSGNTRRLFEAEQAKWQTIKQYKLPEIEAALVQAQADADKFSLIKSRKTAEETEKLIYDTLQDVQNINQSLEELLASESKNEAYFQEINDRYAKIRKQLLAHGYAYGDSQETLEKHLSYIELDFTKYNTLMSDADYLAAHDVLDQTKEDIEALEAMMEEIPKLLDKIDNEYEEQLEDLKSGYSQMLDMDFQFPSGVRVDEEIQQVEKGIEQCYAALAECDLSETSSLMSATEAQIDRSYELMEVELRAKEYIEKNQGNLEQRINQVRQSNRYGSLEIDRVSQNYLLHDNELGKLQDYAAQIDRIHEEVDTVNQRLGAHVIAYTDMQSVYKDKYEQLNEIDKAQSHIVGSLANLRQKERDARDMLYTFDLDMRNMKRRVNQYHLPGLPDAYLDRYFATEDKVEELERKMNRVKLDMDEIDQLVNEVSEAIERLDLETENMIDQALLTEQTVQYANRYRANHPELNQAIEKSSYYFNQTFDYKKAHQTISQAVDQLESGASNKVENQYRQEKEERLY is encoded by the coding sequence GTGGGATTTATAATTGCTCTAATCATCATCATTGTGATTATTTTGATTGGCTATGGCCTACTCTACTACTTAGGTCGCAAGCAAAGCAAAACCAACCTAGAACTTGATGAGAAAAAACAGGAGATCATGGCCATTCCTGTTGCAGATAAACTCTACACTATCCGTAATAAAAATGTGAGTGGAAACACACGCCGGCTATTTGAGGCTGAACAAGCCAAGTGGCAAACTATTAAACAGTATAAGTTGCCTGAAATTGAAGCGGCACTGGTGCAGGCCCAGGCAGATGCTGATAAATTTTCGCTGATTAAGTCTAGAAAAACGGCCGAAGAAACCGAAAAGTTGATTTATGATACTTTGCAAGATGTTCAAAATATCAATCAATCCTTAGAAGAACTCTTAGCTAGCGAGTCAAAAAATGAAGCTTATTTTCAAGAGATTAATGACCGCTATGCCAAAATAAGAAAACAACTCCTTGCTCATGGTTATGCCTATGGGGATTCACAAGAAACTTTGGAAAAACATCTTTCTTATATTGAATTGGACTTTACCAAATACAATACCTTAATGAGCGATGCCGACTATCTAGCCGCTCATGATGTTTTAGACCAAACTAAGGAAGATATTGAAGCCTTAGAAGCAATGATGGAAGAAATTCCTAAGCTATTGGATAAGATTGATAATGAATATGAAGAACAACTTGAAGACCTTAAATCAGGCTATTCGCAAATGCTAGATATGGACTTCCAATTCCCTTCTGGTGTGCGGGTTGATGAAGAAATTCAACAGGTAGAAAAGGGCATCGAGCAATGCTATGCAGCCTTAGCTGAATGCGATTTAAGTGAAACATCTTCCTTAATGAGCGCAACTGAAGCTCAAATTGACCGCAGCTATGAATTAATGGAAGTTGAATTACGGGCTAAGGAATATATTGAGAAAAACCAAGGTAACCTTGAACAAAGAATTAACCAAGTCCGCCAAAGTAATCGCTATGGATCACTAGAAATTGACCGGGTGTCCCAAAATTATCTGCTTCATGATAATGAACTGGGCAAGTTACAGGACTACGCTGCTCAAATTGACCGCATCCACGAAGAAGTGGATACCGTTAACCAACGTCTAGGAGCCCACGTCATTGCCTATACCGACATGCAGAGCGTTTATAAAGATAAATATGAACAGCTTAATGAAATTGATAAGGCCCAATCCCATATTGTGGGGTCCTTAGCCAATCTCCGGCAAAAAGAACGCGATGCCCGTGACATGCTTTACACTTTCGACTTAGATATGCGTAACATGAAACGTCGGGTGAATCAGTATCATTTACCGGGACTTCCTGATGCTTATCTAGATCGTTATTTTGCTACTGAAGATAAAGTTGAAGAACTCGAGCGCAAAATGAATCGGGTCAAACTGGATATGGATGAAATTGACCAGCTCGTCAATGAAGTTTCCGAAGCGATTGAGCGCCTGGATTTAGAAACGGAAAATATGATTGACCAAGCCTTATTGACCGAACAAACCGTTCAATATGCTAACCGCTACCGGGCCAACCATCCTGAACTGAATCAAGCCATCGAAAAATCTTCTTATTACTTTAATCAAACTTTCGATTATAAAAAGGCTCATCAGACTATTAGTCAAGCTGTTGACCAATTAGAGTCAGGGGCTTCTAATAAAGTCGAGAACCAATATCGTCAAGAGAAAGAAGAGCGTTTATATTAA
- the rpsD gene encoding 30S ribosomal protein S4: MSRYTGPSWKKSRRYGISLSGTGKELARRPYAPGQHGPNQRRKSLSEYGLQLQEKQKLRFIYGLTEKQFHNLYNRAEKIKEGTVGTNFMTLLEQRLDNMVYRLGLASTRRQARQLVSHGHITVDGKRVDIPSYIVEVGQVIGVREKSKNLQVIKDSVEGLYGHVPYVEFDADKLEGSLSRLPERDEMNQEIDESLVVEYYNQV, encoded by the coding sequence ATGTCACGTTATACAGGACCAAGCTGGAAGAAATCACGTCGTTATGGGATTTCATTATCCGGAACTGGTAAAGAATTAGCCCGTCGCCCTTACGCTCCTGGTCAACATGGACCTAACCAACGTCGTAAGAGCTTATCTGAATACGGTCTTCAATTACAAGAAAAACAAAAATTACGTTTTATCTATGGTTTAACTGAAAAACAATTCCATAATCTATACAACCGTGCTGAAAAGATTAAAGAAGGTACTGTGGGTACCAACTTCATGACCCTTTTAGAACAACGTTTAGATAATATGGTTTACCGTTTAGGTTTAGCTTCTACCCGTCGCCAAGCCCGTCAATTAGTTTCCCATGGGCATATTACTGTTGATGGCAAACGTGTTGATATTCCTTCTTACATTGTTGAAGTAGGACAAGTTATCGGCGTTCGTGAAAAATCTAAGAACTTACAAGTGATTAAAGATTCAGTTGAAGGTTTATATGGCCATGTTCCTTATGTTGAATTTGATGCTGATAAACTCGAAGGCTCATTATCACGCTTACCAGAACGCGATGAAATGAACCAAGAAATTGACGAATCACTCGTTGTTGAATACTACAACCAAGTTTAA
- a CDS encoding 5'-methylthioadenosine/adenosylhomocysteine nucleosidase — MKIAIIAALSREVNYYIETIDHLEEKTIADMTYWLGSYQGKDLVIAQSGVGKVNAALATTVVALEDPDVIINTGSAGAIDPSLKIGDIVLAKYAIYNDVDATAFDNVLGQVDGMPVNYPTDPQWRSAFYQYYSEHASQANIKVGPIVSGDSFIASQDKVAWIQEHFPGAMCTEMEGTAIGQVAYRFKIPFVIIRAISDTANHDANITFEEFIEKVGRQSAQATLDFIAKLQ, encoded by the coding sequence ATGAAAATTGCTATTATCGCGGCCTTGAGTCGGGAAGTGAATTATTATATTGAAACTATTGACCATTTAGAAGAAAAGACAATCGCCGATATGACCTATTGGCTAGGCAGCTATCAGGGCAAGGATTTAGTGATCGCCCAATCCGGTGTGGGTAAGGTCAATGCGGCCTTGGCTACGACTGTCGTTGCTCTGGAAGATCCGGATGTGATTATTAATACCGGTTCAGCTGGAGCTATTGATCCTAGTTTAAAGATTGGGGACATTGTCTTGGCGAAATATGCCATCTATAACGATGTCGATGCGACTGCGTTTGATAATGTCTTAGGCCAAGTGGATGGGATGCCGGTTAACTACCCAACCGACCCTCAATGGCGTTCAGCTTTTTATCAGTATTATTCTGAACATGCTAGCCAAGCTAACATTAAAGTTGGACCGATTGTTTCTGGAGATTCCTTTATTGCTAGCCAAGACAAGGTGGCTTGGATTCAAGAGCACTTCCCTGGAGCTATGTGTACCGAGATGGAAGGCACGGCGATTGGTCAAGTGGCTTATCGTTTTAAGATTCCCTTTGTTATTATCCGGGCCATCTCAGATACCGCTAACCATGATGCTAATATAACTTTTGAAGAGTTTATTGAAAAAGTGGGTCGTCAAAGCGCCCAAGCTACGCTGGACTTTATAGCAAAACTTCAATAA